One segment of Panicum virgatum strain AP13 chromosome 3K, P.virgatum_v5, whole genome shotgun sequence DNA contains the following:
- the LOC120696961 gene encoding cytochrome b5-like, whose product MAGEAKQLFDASEVALHSSRKDCWVAISGKVYDVTKFLEDHPGGEDVLLHASASGDATEAFEEVGHSTSAISMMDSFLIGSIKGYVRPSASKATDPWGLDAPPNSRSMQGNEGPPNPNTFLDFLLPLFVLGLAFAAWYYLTFVSKNY is encoded by the exons ATGGCGGGGGAGGCCAAGCAGCTCTTCGACGCGTCCGAGGTCGCCCTCCACTCGTCCAGGAAGGACTGCTGGGTAGCCATCAGCGGAAAG GTTTATGATGTGACCAAGTTCTTGGAGGACCACCCTGGGGGAGAGGATGTGCTCCTCCATGCATCAG CCTCTGGGGATGCCACGGAGGCATTTGAAGAGGTGGGGCACAGCACGTCAGCCATCAGCATGATGGACAGCTTCCTGATAGGAAGCATCAAGGGCTACGTGCGTCCAAGTGCATCAAAGGCCACAGATCCCTGGGGCCTGGATGCGCCACCAAATTCCAGGTCGATGCAAGGGAACGAAGGCCCTCCTAATCCGAATACATTCCTGGACTTCCTACTCCCGTTATTTGTGCTTGGCCTGGCATTTGCAGCTTGGTATTACCTAACCTTCGTCTCCAAGAACTATTAA
- the LOC120696960 gene encoding diacylglycerol kinase 2-like — protein MDLVGPLLVAMAGLLDAPGLPFFGWLITAGSFGLAALIYALLRLQREASLYWTKAAAREKRAAWKTLRCPSSSHTWTEDYFRGGQPSTCCACLSSLGSAQGVVGSRAAEADVVHRCSVCGVAAHSYCSRGADKDCKCVAQAGASPLLHHWSERWVELDDNPEISSFCYYCDEPCGVPFLGVSPIWRCLWCQRQIHVDCHAKLLKETGNTCDLGLLRRLIVPPQSVKEISEGPAISGVLNSIKEGLVNSSRRSRDRRPRSKKRMNNHSGGKTDPTPTNSSILDSVLEGFARLQGLDGKYALAKPKLSQNSVNQTYGSGIPNGAKRKYELVDLPQDSRPLLVFINAKSGGRNGPSLRRRLNMLLNPVQIFELSASQGPEVGLQLFNNVKHFRILVCGGDGTVAWVLDAVEKKNYESPPPVAILPLGTGNDLSRVMRWGGGLSSVERQGGVCALLNDVDHAAVTVLDRWNVAIKEKNGTEGQCTKQVKFMTNYLGIGCDAKVAYDFHTTREEKPDQFCSQFVNKLIYAREGAKDMMDRSCSDLPWHVSLEVDGKNIEIPEDAEGVIVMNIPSYMGGVDLWQNDNDHDDDFSLQSIHDKMLEVVCISGTWHLGKLQVGLSRAHRLAQGKVIRLHLHSSFPVQVDGEPWIQPPGCLEISHRGQMFMLRRTSEEPAGHAAAIMSEVLVNAECNGVIDAAQKRLLLHEIALRLSS, from the exons ATGGACCTGGTGGGACCGTTGCTGGTGGCCATGGCCGGCTTGCTTGACGCCCCCGGCCTCCCGTTCTTCGGCTGGCTCATCACCGCGGGCTCCTTCGGCCTCGCCGCGCTCATCTACGCGCTCCTCCGCCTGCAGCGCGAGGCCTCGCTCTACTGGACCAAGGCGGCCGCCAGGGAGAAGCGCGCCGCCTGGAAGACCCTGCGGTGCCCGAGCTCCAGCCACACCTGGACCGAGGACTACTTCCGCGGCGGCCAGCCGTCGACGTGCTGCGCGTGCCTGTCGTCCCTCGGCTCCGCGCAGGGCGTGGTGGGCTCCAGGGCCGCCGAGGCCGACGTGGTCCACCGCTGCTCTGTTTGCGGGGTGGCCGCGCACTCCTACTGCTCCAGGGGCGCCGACAAGGACTGCAAGTGCGTCGCGCAGGCGGGTGCGTCGCCCTTGCTGCACCACTGGTCCGAGAGGTGGGTCGAGCTGGACGACAACCCGGAGATATCCTCCTTCTGCTACTACTGCGACGAGCCGTGCGGTGTGCCGTTCCTCGGCGTCTCTCCTATATGGCGCTGCCTGTGGTGCCAGCGGCAGATCCATGTTGACTGCCATGCAAAGCTGTTGAAGGAGACCGGGAACACTTGTGATCTTGGCCTTCTCAGGAGGCTTATTGTTCCTCCCCAGTCGGTGAAAGAAATTAGTGAAGGCCCAGCAATCAGTGGAGTGTTGAACTCGATCAAGGAGGGGCTTGTCAATTCATCACGTAGGAGTCGGGACAGGAGGCCACGCAGCAAGAAGCGCATGAATAACCATTCCGGTGGCAAGACTGATCCGACTCCCACAAACAGCTCAATCCTTGATTCAGTGCTTGAAGGATTTGCTAGATTGCAGGGCCTGGATGGAAAGTATGCACTGGCAAAGCCTAAATTATCTCAAAATTCTGTCAACCAAACATATGGATCTGGCATTCCTAATGGAGCAAAAAGGAAGTATGAACTTGTTGATTTACCACAAGATTCAAGGCCACTGCTGGTTTTCATCAATGCCAAGAGTGGAGGCCGAAATGGACCTTCTCTTAGAAGAAGACTGAACATGCTGTTGAATCCTGTACAG ATATTTGAGCTAAGCGCTTCTCAGGGGCCTGAAGTTGGATTGCAACTGTTCAACAATGTGAAACACTTCAGAATCCTTGTTTGTGGTGGGGATGGAACTGTAGCTTGGGTTCTTGATGCTGTTGAAAAGAAGAACTATGAATCTCCTCCCCCTGTTGCCATCCTTCCTTTGGGAACAGGAAATGACCTATCGCGTGTTATGCGCTGGGGTGGGGGTTTATCTTCTGTTGAACGACAAGGAGGAGTCTGTGCACTTTTAAATGATGTTGACCATGCAGCAGTTACAGTGCTTGATCGCTGGAATGTGGCCATCAAAGAGAAGAATGGAACAGAAGGTCAATGCACTAAGCAAGTAAAATTTATGACTAATTATTTAG GTATCGGATGTGATGCAAAGGTTGCTTATGACTTTCACACCACGAGGGAGGAAAAACCAGATCAATTTTGCAGCCAG TTTGTCAACAAGCTGATATATGCTAGAGAAGGTGCTAAGGATATGATGGACAGATCATGTTCTGATTTACCATGGCATGTTAGCCTTGAAGTTGATGGAAAGAACATTGAAATCCCAGAG GATGCAGAAGGTGTGATTGTTATGAATATCCCTAGCTACATGGGGGGTGTTGATCTTTGGCAAAACGACAATGACCATGATGATGATTTCAGTTTGCAATCAATCCATGACAAAATGCTTGAGGTAGTCTGTATATCGGGGACATGGCATCTAGGCAAACTGCAG GTCGGACTTTCAAGGGCACACCGGTTGGCCCAAGGAAAGGTTATAAGATTGCACCTCCACAGTTCATTCCCTGTTCAGGTTGATGGTGAACCATGGATCCAGCCACCTGGCTGCCTTGAGATTTCTCATCGTGGACAG ATGTTCATGTTGAGAAGGACATCTGAAGAACCCGCTGGGCATGCCGCAGCAATCATGAGTGAGGTCCTCGTCAATGCTGAGTGCAATGGTGTGATCGACGCAGCTCAGAAGAGattgctcctccatgagataGCACTCCGCTTATCCTCCTGA